A single region of the Pseudomonas mandelii genome encodes:
- a CDS encoding lectin OAA family protein produces MSRYVVANQWGGSSAPWHPGGDWTLGARDNQNVVAIEIKSGDGGKSFTGTMTYAGEGPIGFKAQRTGQNQYNVENQWGGNDAPWHPGGKWVIGGRDNQNVVALSVTSSDGGKNLSGTNTYANEGPIGFRGQIE; encoded by the coding sequence ATGTCTAGATACGTAGTGGCAAATCAATGGGGCGGTAGTTCGGCACCCTGGCATCCGGGCGGAGACTGGACGTTGGGTGCGAGGGACAACCAGAACGTGGTCGCGATCGAGATCAAATCGGGCGATGGCGGGAAGAGCTTCACCGGCACCATGACTTACGCGGGTGAAGGTCCCATTGGCTTCAAGGCTCAGCGCACGGGCCAGAACCAGTACAACGTGGAAAATCAGTGGGGCGGCAACGACGCTCCATGGCATCCGGGTGGCAAGTGGGTCATCGGCGGCCGTGATAATCAGAACGTTGTGGCGTTGAGCGTCACCTCCAGTGATGGAGGGAAAAACCTCAGTGGCACCAATACCTACGCCAACGAAGGGCCGATCGGCTTTCGTGGACAGATAGAGTAA
- the serB gene encoding phosphoserine phosphatase SerB — protein sequence MREIVLINITGVDRPGLTAAITGVLAQGGVNILDIGQAVIHDTLSFGILVEIPDTEQGKSVLKDILFKGYELDQQVRFTPVSEGDYQQWVGNQGKKRHIVTLLTRKVTAGQLQAVSSITAKYGLNIDHIDRLSGRMPLDTPADKGKGCIEFSVRGEAADPQALRAEFLSVAQELNVDIAFQEDSLFRRNRRLAVFDMDSTLIEAEVIDELAKAAGVGDQVSEITERAMAGELDFRASFKERLALLKGLDVSVLDSIGASLRLTEGAETLFAELKRLGYKTAILSGGFTYFAKQLQAKLGIDYVFANELEVVDGKVTGVAVEPIVDAQRKADLLKELAHKEGLRLEQTIAVGDGANDLPMLAIAGLGVAFRAKPLVKQSAKQAISTLGLDGVLYLLGFRDRDGQL from the coding sequence TTGCGCGAAATCGTCCTGATAAACATCACGGGAGTCGACCGACCGGGTCTGACTGCGGCCATTACCGGCGTTCTGGCCCAGGGTGGTGTGAACATTCTCGACATTGGTCAGGCGGTGATCCACGACACCCTGTCGTTCGGCATCCTGGTTGAAATTCCTGATACCGAGCAAGGCAAGTCGGTGCTCAAGGACATCCTGTTCAAGGGGTACGAGCTCGATCAGCAGGTGCGATTCACCCCGGTGTCCGAAGGGGATTACCAGCAGTGGGTCGGCAATCAGGGCAAAAAGCGCCACATCGTGACGCTGTTGACCCGCAAAGTAACCGCCGGACAGTTGCAGGCCGTGAGCTCGATCACCGCCAAATATGGCCTGAACATCGACCACATCGATCGCTTGTCCGGGCGCATGCCGCTGGACACCCCGGCCGACAAGGGCAAGGGCTGCATCGAGTTTTCCGTGCGCGGCGAAGCGGCTGACCCGCAGGCGCTGCGGGCTGAATTCCTCAGCGTCGCCCAGGAACTGAACGTCGACATCGCCTTTCAGGAAGATTCGCTGTTTCGCCGTAACCGCCGCCTGGCGGTATTTGACATGGACTCGACGCTGATCGAAGCCGAAGTCATCGACGAACTGGCCAAGGCCGCAGGCGTGGGCGATCAGGTGTCGGAAATCACCGAGCGAGCGATGGCCGGTGAACTGGATTTTCGCGCGAGCTTCAAGGAACGCCTGGCCTTGCTCAAGGGGCTGGACGTCAGCGTGCTGGATTCGATCGGTGCTTCGTTGCGCCTGACTGAAGGCGCCGAAACCCTGTTTGCCGAGCTAAAGCGCCTGGGCTACAAGACCGCGATCCTGTCGGGCGGCTTCACCTACTTCGCCAAGCAATTGCAGGCCAAGTTGGGCATCGACTATGTGTTTGCCAACGAGCTGGAAGTGGTCGACGGCAAGGTCACCGGTGTGGCGGTCGAGCCGATTGTCGATGCGCAGCGCAAGGCGGATCTGCTGAAGGAGCTGGCGCACAAGGAAGGTTTGCGCCTGGAGCAGACCATTGCGGTCGGCGACGGTGCCAACGATTTGCCGATGCTGGCAATTGCCGGCCTGGGCGTGGCGTTCCGCGCCAAGCCGCTGGTGAAGCAGTCGGCAAAGCAGGCGATTTCCACCCTTGGATTGGATGGCGTGCTGTATCTGCTGGGCTTTCGGGATCGCGACGGGCAGCTCTGA
- the asd gene encoding archaetidylserine decarboxylase (Phosphatidylserine decarboxylase is synthesized as a single chain precursor. Generation of the pyruvoyl active site from a Ser is coupled to cleavage of a Gly-Ser bond between the larger (beta) and smaller (alpha chains). It is an integral membrane protein.), translating into MNKRLFILSQYLLPHHLLSRLAGCIAECRVRWFKNAFTAWFAKRYQVDMSQALVEDLTAYEHFNAFFTRALKDGARPLDETPGAILSPADGAVSQLGPIEHGRVFQAKGHSFSVLELLGGDAANAAPFMGGDFATIYLSPKDYHRVHMPLAGTLREMVYIPGRIFSVNQTTAENVPELFARNERVACIFDTERGPMAVVLVGAMIVASIETVWAGLVTPPKRELKTFRYDEAARAPIHLEKGAELGRFKLGSTAVVLFGPDQVKWAEGLGALSPVQMGQALGLPTA; encoded by the coding sequence ATGAATAAGCGTTTGTTTATCCTCAGCCAATACCTGCTGCCTCACCACTTGCTCTCGCGACTGGCCGGCTGCATTGCCGAATGCCGCGTGCGTTGGTTCAAGAATGCCTTTACCGCCTGGTTCGCCAAGCGCTATCAGGTGGACATGTCCCAGGCGCTGGTCGAAGACCTGACGGCTTACGAGCACTTCAACGCGTTCTTCACCCGCGCCTTGAAAGACGGCGCTCGCCCGCTCGATGAAACCCCGGGCGCCATTCTCAGCCCGGCCGACGGTGCGGTCAGCCAACTCGGCCCGATCGAACATGGCCGCGTGTTCCAGGCCAAGGGCCACAGTTTCAGCGTGCTGGAATTGCTGGGCGGTGATGCCGCCAATGCTGCGCCGTTCATGGGCGGCGACTTTGCGACGATTTACCTGTCACCGAAAGACTACCACCGCGTGCACATGCCGCTGGCCGGCACCCTGCGCGAGATGGTCTACATCCCGGGCCGGATTTTCTCGGTCAACCAGACCACCGCCGAAAACGTGCCGGAACTGTTTGCCCGCAACGAACGTGTGGCGTGCATTTTCGACACCGAGCGCGGGCCGATGGCCGTGGTGCTGGTGGGCGCGATGATCGTGGCGTCGATTGAAACCGTGTGGGCCGGGCTGGTGACGCCGCCGAAACGCGAGCTGAAAACCTTCCGTTACGACGAAGCCGCCCGCGCGCCAATCCATCTGGAAAAAGGTGCGGAACTGGGTCGCTTCAAGCTGGGTTCGACCGCTGTGGTGCTGTTCGGACCGGATCAGGTGAAGTGGGCTGAAGGGCTCGGCGCCCTGTCGCCAGTACAAATGGGCCAGGCACTGGGCCTGCCAACAGCCTGA
- the motA gene encoding flagellar motor stator protein MotA has product MAKIIGIIVVFASVLGGYVLSHGKIAALIQPFEVLIIGGAALGAFLQANPGHMFKLVLKKALGMFSSRFNHTFYLEVLGLIYEILNKSRREGMMAIEGDIEDAAASPIFAKYPAVLKDDRMTAYICDYLRIMSSGNMAPHELEGLFDMELTSLKEDLDHPSHAVNGIADAMPGFGIVAAVLGIVVTMASLGESDQKMIGLHVGAALVGTFFGILAAYGFFGPLAHALAHEAKEELNVYEAIKASLVASASGMPPSLAVEFGRKVLYPAHRPSFAELEQAVRGR; this is encoded by the coding sequence ATGGCTAAAATAATCGGCATCATCGTCGTATTCGCGAGCGTGCTCGGCGGATACGTGCTTTCCCACGGCAAGATTGCCGCCCTGATTCAACCTTTCGAGGTGTTGATTATCGGTGGTGCGGCCCTCGGTGCATTCCTGCAGGCCAACCCAGGTCACATGTTCAAACTCGTTCTCAAGAAAGCGCTGGGAATGTTCAGTTCGCGGTTCAACCACACGTTCTATCTGGAAGTGCTGGGCCTGATCTACGAGATCCTCAACAAGAGCCGCCGCGAAGGCATGATGGCGATCGAAGGCGACATCGAAGACGCCGCCGCGAGCCCGATCTTCGCCAAGTACCCTGCGGTTCTGAAAGATGACCGCATGACCGCCTACATCTGCGATTACCTGCGCATCATGTCCTCCGGCAACATGGCGCCCCATGAGCTCGAAGGTCTGTTCGACATGGAACTGACCAGCCTCAAGGAAGACCTCGATCACCCGTCCCACGCCGTGAACGGCATCGCCGACGCCATGCCTGGCTTCGGTATTGTCGCGGCCGTATTGGGTATCGTGGTGACCATGGCCTCCCTGGGTGAAAGCGATCAGAAAATGATCGGCTTACACGTGGGTGCGGCACTGGTAGGTACTTTCTTCGGTATTCTCGCCGCCTACGGCTTCTTCGGCCCGCTGGCCCATGCCCTGGCCCACGAAGCCAAGGAGGAGCTGAACGTCTACGAAGCCATCAAGGCTTCGCTGGTTGCTTCGGCTTCCGGCATGCCGCCATCGCTGGCAGTGGAATTCGGCCGCAAGGTTTTGTACCCGGCGCACCGTCCTAGCTTCGCTGAGCTGGAACAAGCGGTTCGCGGTCGCTAA
- the motB gene encoding flagellar motor protein MotB: MENNQPIIIKRVKKYAAGHHGGSWKIAFADFATAMMAFFLVLWLLSTATPEQKIAIAGYFKDPVGFSESGTPYIIDLGGSPTLAPENTLNPEVKSQPQPDRVTVDTDQVEGMAEQVEKERLELLLQELQNKVDENPQLQKFKDQILFEITQDGLRIQIMDAENRPMFDSGSARLKPYFEDILLAMADTIKAVPNKISISGHTDAKPYSGTGDFGNWELSANRANAARRALVAGSYPDQQVARVVGYASSALFDRENPFNPVNRRIDIVVLTKKAQRAIEGSQGVEPAPAPTQGQGGPGEVPATPVDPNALPADKQPLPAHELRERLNIFEDPAPKPVEPPKQ, encoded by the coding sequence ATGGAAAACAACCAGCCGATAATCATCAAACGCGTAAAAAAATACGCGGCCGGACATCACGGGGGCTCCTGGAAAATCGCCTTCGCGGACTTCGCGACGGCGATGATGGCGTTCTTCCTGGTGCTGTGGTTGCTGTCTACCGCCACGCCGGAACAGAAGATTGCCATCGCCGGTTACTTCAAGGACCCGGTCGGTTTTTCCGAAAGCGGCACGCCATACATCATCGATCTGGGCGGCTCCCCGACCCTGGCGCCGGAGAACACCCTCAACCCTGAGGTGAAGTCTCAGCCGCAGCCGGACCGAGTCACCGTCGACACCGACCAGGTCGAAGGCATGGCCGAACAGGTGGAGAAGGAACGCCTGGAACTGTTGTTGCAAGAATTGCAGAACAAGGTTGATGAAAACCCGCAGCTGCAAAAATTCAAGGACCAGATCCTGTTCGAAATCACACAGGACGGCTTGCGCATCCAGATCATGGACGCGGAAAACCGGCCTATGTTCGACTCAGGCTCAGCGCGTCTGAAACCGTATTTCGAAGACATCCTGCTGGCCATGGCCGACACCATCAAAGCGGTGCCGAACAAGATCAGCATCAGCGGCCATACCGATGCCAAGCCGTACTCGGGCACCGGTGATTTTGGTAACTGGGAACTCTCAGCCAACCGTGCCAACGCCGCCCGCCGTGCCCTGGTCGCCGGCAGCTATCCGGATCAGCAAGTGGCGCGGGTGGTCGGTTATGCCTCGTCCGCGCTGTTCGATCGCGAGAACCCGTTCAACCCGGTCAATCGCCGGATCGACATCGTAGTGCTGACCAAAAAGGCCCAACGCGCCATCGAAGGTTCGCAAGGCGTTGAACCGGCACCTGCGCCAACGCAAGGGCAGGGCGGTCCGGGCGAAGTGCCGGCCACGCCGGTCGATCCGAACGCATTGCCGGCGGATAAACAACCGCTGCCGGCCCATGAGCTTCGTGAGCGATTGAATATCTTCGAAGACCCGGCACCGAAACCGGTGGAGCCGCCGAAGCAGTGA
- a CDS encoding caspase family protein: protein MRKGLFIGINHYAHVSPLSGCNNDAMAMASVLERHANGRPNFSSKVLTSAEDDLSLTAMKQHIQSLFSGDCDVALLYFAGHGQFDTSIDEGLLIPQDFAPGGDGIRISDILSWADNAPHIKNKIIILDCCQAGAAAAMRGLRGGSSVIGEGMTILTACKKDQVALEGRGHGVFTDLLLQALHGGAANVLGKVTPGSVYSFVDNALGAWEQRPVFKTNVSQFVPLREVTPLIAEETLRKLKDWFPEPSHVFALDPSYEPTETSFDPDHGEVFAQLQKCNRHSLIEPVDAEHMYYAAIHSTGCRLTALGAYYRELAIKGHF, encoded by the coding sequence ATGCGCAAGGGATTGTTCATCGGGATCAACCATTACGCCCACGTCTCCCCATTGAGCGGATGCAACAACGACGCGATGGCCATGGCCTCAGTGCTGGAGCGTCACGCCAACGGGCGACCGAATTTCAGCAGCAAGGTGCTGACCTCAGCCGAAGATGACCTTTCGCTGACGGCCATGAAGCAGCACATCCAAAGTCTGTTTTCCGGCGATTGTGATGTGGCGCTGCTGTATTTCGCCGGCCACGGCCAGTTCGATACCAGCATCGACGAAGGACTGCTGATTCCTCAGGACTTTGCACCGGGTGGCGATGGCATTCGTATCAGCGACATATTGAGTTGGGCGGACAACGCCCCTCACATCAAGAACAAAATCATCATCCTCGACTGCTGCCAGGCCGGCGCAGCCGCCGCGATGCGCGGGTTACGCGGCGGCAGCAGCGTCATCGGCGAAGGCATGACCATCCTCACCGCCTGCAAAAAAGACCAGGTTGCGCTCGAAGGACGCGGTCACGGCGTGTTTACCGATCTGCTGCTGCAAGCACTGCACGGCGGGGCCGCCAACGTACTGGGCAAGGTCACTCCCGGCAGCGTGTATTCGTTCGTCGACAATGCGCTGGGGGCGTGGGAACAACGGCCGGTGTTCAAGACCAACGTCTCGCAATTTGTCCCCTTGCGCGAGGTCACGCCACTGATCGCCGAAGAGACCCTGCGCAAACTCAAGGATTGGTTCCCGGAGCCCAGCCATGTCTTTGCGCTCGACCCCAGCTACGAACCCACCGAAACATCGTTTGACCCGGACCACGGCGAAGTCTTCGCCCAGCTGCAAAAGTGCAATCGCCACAGCCTGATCGAACCGGTGGACGCCGAGCACATGTACTACGCCGCCATCCATTCCACCGGCTGCCGCCTCACGGCCCTCGGCGCCTATTACCGCGAACTCGCGATCAAGGGACATTTCTGA
- a CDS encoding rhodanese-like domain-containing protein: MSDFSGLALVIEPSDLLPRLESRELILVDLTSSARYTEGHIPGARFVDPKRTQLGQAPAPGLMPPQAALETLFGELGHNANATYVVYDDEGGGWAGRFIWLLDVIGHRNYHYLDGGLTAWLAEGMPMSIQIPAPAGGPIALTLHDEPTATREYLQSRLGAADLAIWDARGPLEYSGEKVLAAKAGHIPGAVNFEWTAGMDQARNLRIRTDMPQILEQLGITKDKEVITHCQTHHRSGFTYLVAKSLGYPRVKGYAGSWGEWGNHPDTPVEI, translated from the coding sequence ATGTCTGACTTCTCTGGCTTGGCGCTGGTCATCGAGCCGAGCGACTTGCTCCCTCGCCTTGAGTCCCGCGAACTGATTCTGGTGGACCTGACCAGCAGTGCCCGCTATACCGAAGGGCATATTCCCGGTGCACGCTTTGTCGATCCCAAACGCACACAACTCGGCCAGGCGCCTGCGCCTGGGCTGATGCCGCCGCAAGCGGCACTCGAAACGTTGTTCGGTGAGTTGGGACATAACGCCAATGCCACCTACGTGGTCTATGACGACGAAGGCGGCGGCTGGGCCGGGCGCTTTATCTGGCTGCTCGATGTCATCGGCCATCGCAACTACCACTATCTCGACGGCGGCCTGACAGCCTGGCTGGCAGAAGGCATGCCCATGTCGATCCAGATCCCGGCCCCCGCTGGCGGCCCGATTGCGTTGACCCTGCACGACGAGCCGACCGCCACCCGCGAATACCTGCAAAGCCGTCTCGGTGCCGCCGACCTGGCGATCTGGGACGCGCGTGGCCCACTGGAATACTCCGGCGAGAAAGTCCTGGCAGCCAAGGCCGGGCACATTCCCGGCGCGGTGAATTTCGAATGGACGGCCGGCATGGATCAAGCGCGCAACCTGCGCATCCGCACGGACATGCCGCAGATCCTGGAACAACTCGGTATCACCAAAGACAAAGAAGTCATTACCCACTGCCAGACTCACCATCGCTCTGGCTTCACTTATCTGGTGGCCAAATCCCTCGGTTATCCGCGGGTCAAAGGCTACGCCGGCTCCTGGGGCGAATGGGGCAACCACCCCGATACGCCCGTAGAGATTTAA
- a CDS encoding HDOD domain-containing protein: protein MANETNTPIPKPTTLEGWVKLLDGVRLPVPQDSHDRVCKALADNRSSIRDIAELLQDSPALALSVIREANRHTHGSMTDPAENLEVAINRLGLKRTEELLARLPAEPQSQIPVALRQLQMISQHATQQANGFFAARLARLWQDIHWGSLLFLSPLWPMALTHPQLLEEWELRVIHKGESARKVEKDLFGVRLLDICQALVDIWRLPIWVQQGYRLLLNEQRELVKVLRIARDSEHPLRQQNRLDDDPTLRRWLNQPANTVLLANGLALSAQQAWDSPHSERWQYLTSLYLQMPMSDVQQQLHQQAVNSAHQHAMPDIWHPAVALIWPSGVNRIHAGLLPAPAPTTENLTAWRKQCAELLVEPSRFTNAMHLTTSARDALVACGMRRVMILMADRTHANLRAHQTAGLAKEAAGLNLVVSQSTVLQRLLSQQAQVRLTPANNAQFSALLPASLRAQFRGEHLLLRSLVNNGRVIMVVVADQGGGPFSEITVQAFGKTAQCIEKALHSFSQRGQ from the coding sequence ATGGCTAACGAAACGAACACCCCGATCCCAAAACCAACCACTCTTGAAGGCTGGGTCAAGCTTCTCGATGGCGTGCGTCTGCCGGTTCCGCAAGACAGTCACGACCGTGTCTGCAAGGCCCTCGCCGACAACCGCAGCTCGATTCGCGACATCGCCGAATTGTTGCAGGACAGCCCGGCCCTGGCCTTGAGCGTGATTCGTGAAGCCAATCGTCATACCCACGGCAGCATGACCGACCCGGCGGAAAACCTTGAGGTGGCGATCAATCGTCTCGGGTTGAAACGCACCGAGGAATTGCTCGCCCGGTTGCCTGCCGAACCGCAATCACAGATCCCGGTGGCGTTGCGTCAGCTGCAGATGATCAGCCAGCACGCGACCCAACAGGCCAACGGTTTTTTTGCCGCTCGCCTGGCGCGGCTCTGGCAGGACATCCACTGGGGCAGCCTGCTATTTCTCTCGCCGCTCTGGCCGATGGCGCTGACTCATCCGCAGTTGCTCGAAGAATGGGAACTGCGGGTCATTCATAAAGGCGAGTCAGCGCGCAAAGTCGAAAAGGACCTGTTCGGCGTTCGCCTGCTGGACATCTGCCAGGCGCTGGTGGACATCTGGCGCCTGCCAATCTGGGTGCAGCAAGGTTATCGCCTGCTGCTCAACGAGCAGCGCGAACTGGTCAAAGTCCTGCGTATTGCCCGGGACAGCGAGCATCCCTTGCGCCAGCAAAATCGCCTCGATGACGATCCGACCTTGCGTCGCTGGCTCAACCAACCGGCCAATACCGTGTTGCTGGCCAATGGCCTGGCACTGTCGGCGCAACAGGCCTGGGACAGCCCGCACAGCGAGCGCTGGCAATACCTGACCAGCCTTTACCTGCAAATGCCGATGAGCGACGTGCAGCAACAACTGCATCAACAAGCCGTGAACAGCGCGCACCAGCACGCCATGCCGGACATCTGGCACCCCGCCGTAGCGTTGATCTGGCCCTCGGGCGTGAACCGCATTCACGCCGGGTTGCTGCCGGCACCGGCGCCGACCACCGAAAACCTGACGGCATGGCGTAAACAATGTGCTGAACTGCTGGTTGAGCCGAGCCGCTTCACCAATGCGATGCACTTGACCACGTCGGCCCGGGACGCACTGGTCGCATGCGGTATGCGTCGAGTGATGATATTGATGGCTGACCGCACCCACGCCAATTTGCGTGCGCATCAAACGGCCGGGCTGGCGAAGGAAGCGGCGGGGCTAAACCTGGTCGTGAGTCAGAGCACTGTGCTGCAACGGTTGCTCTCGCAACAGGCCCAGGTGCGATTGACCCCGGCCAACAACGCCCAGTTCTCGGCGCTGCTACCCGCCAGCCTGCGTGCGCAGTTTCGCGGCGAACACCTGCTGCTGCGCTCGCTGGTCAACAATGGTCGGGTGATCATGGTCGTTGTGGCGGATCAGGGCGGCGGGCCGTTCTCGGAAATCACCGTGCAAGCCTTCGGCAAAACCGCGCAGTGCATTGAAAAGGCACTCCATAGCTTTAGCCAGCGCGGTCAATGA
- a CDS encoding molecular chaperone, whose product MNETSPHLLLRAPIPAQLRLTFCEPTPRDLKRWIANLPKANIGETARLLYQGLSELNQLLTPSDNRLQLLELLRPEVYYVCKHLERHFLHQAIVLDERSRKIANLCQALQNHLAIGYKQIVVRITPRFSKDRASLLTQALQRAIHCLNGPLIRSTQLYCPVPEGLWLELHQLYRIACALKLQHLSLRDELASQTKTLSVEQTYVTALLLGASRCNQLRQNQIARLAEVLEPWSQWIKLQPGQPADGLFAVAADLDTGPRYRSKFRAEQQAGLLGIDPQPLVAAIEAHLQGNDGTPPLPVPTGLSLDTLQHLHAAWGQAAERSFQRTVGQGTLTLCVGMSALHFYLGGQRSFSDILKNPGTRLAQFSATSPTNQGKDQWHHAFDAAPHGSADTLLPYEEIEYPHLQSDDGQEAADNNRHFPTYALPVINHSPGGYCLAWPDAVPAELQAGEMIGIQDSANQGWSIAVVRWIRQVRGGGTQMGIEQVAPYAEPCGLQLVRTRDDHSQYLRGLLLPEISAIDLPATLLAPRLPFQEGSKVLINTNGQERRAGLDRRVASTNSFNQFAYRSLEASRNDNAAGSGVEEDFDSLWKSL is encoded by the coding sequence ATGAATGAAACCAGCCCTCACCTGCTGCTACGCGCCCCGATCCCGGCTCAATTGCGCCTGACATTCTGTGAACCGACGCCACGCGACCTCAAGCGCTGGATCGCCAACCTGCCCAAAGCAAACATCGGTGAAACCGCTCGCCTGCTCTATCAAGGCTTGAGCGAACTCAACCAGCTGCTCACCCCCAGCGACAATCGCCTGCAACTGCTCGAACTGTTGCGACCCGAGGTGTATTACGTCTGCAAACACCTGGAACGGCATTTCCTGCACCAGGCGATAGTGCTCGACGAGCGTTCGCGCAAGATCGCCAACCTCTGCCAGGCCCTGCAAAATCACTTGGCGATTGGTTACAAACAGATCGTCGTGCGCATCACCCCGCGCTTCAGCAAGGACCGAGCATCGCTGCTGACCCAAGCGTTGCAGCGGGCGATCCATTGCCTGAACGGGCCGCTGATTCGCTCGACTCAACTGTATTGCCCGGTACCGGAAGGCCTGTGGCTGGAGCTGCATCAGCTGTATCGGATCGCCTGCGCACTCAAACTCCAGCACCTGAGCCTGCGCGATGAGTTGGCCAGCCAGACCAAAACCCTGAGCGTCGAACAGACTTATGTAACCGCCCTGCTGCTGGGCGCCTCCCGCTGCAATCAACTGCGCCAGAACCAGATCGCCCGGCTCGCCGAGGTCTTGGAGCCCTGGAGCCAATGGATAAAGTTGCAACCCGGCCAACCCGCAGACGGATTGTTTGCCGTCGCGGCGGACCTCGACACCGGGCCGCGCTATCGTTCGAAATTCAGGGCCGAGCAGCAGGCCGGTTTGCTGGGGATTGATCCGCAGCCGCTGGTCGCCGCCATCGAAGCGCATCTGCAAGGCAATGACGGCACACCGCCGCTGCCGGTACCGACCGGGCTCAGCCTGGATACCCTGCAACACCTGCACGCTGCCTGGGGCCAGGCGGCCGAGCGCAGTTTTCAGCGCACGGTTGGCCAAGGCACCTTGACCTTGTGTGTGGGCATGAGCGCATTGCACTTCTACCTGGGCGGGCAACGTTCGTTCAGCGATATTCTGAAAAACCCCGGTACTCGACTCGCGCAGTTCTCGGCAACGTCCCCGACGAACCAGGGAAAGGACCAATGGCACCACGCGTTCGACGCCGCCCCCCACGGCAGCGCCGATACCTTGCTGCCCTACGAAGAAATTGAATACCCGCACCTCCAGAGCGACGACGGCCAGGAGGCGGCCGATAACAATCGGCACTTTCCGACTTACGCCCTGCCGGTCATCAACCACAGCCCCGGCGGTTATTGCCTGGCGTGGCCCGACGCAGTGCCCGCTGAGTTGCAGGCTGGCGAAATGATCGGCATCCAGGACTCTGCCAATCAGGGCTGGAGTATTGCGGTGGTGCGCTGGATTCGTCAGGTGCGCGGCGGCGGGACGCAAATGGGGATCGAGCAGGTCGCGCCTTACGCCGAGCCTTGCGGGTTGCAACTGGTGCGAACGCGGGACGACCACAGTCAATATCTGCGCGGCCTGTTGCTGCCGGAAATCAGCGCCATCGACCTGCCCGCCACGTTGCTCGCTCCGCGCCTGCCCTTTCAGGAAGGCAGCAAAGTGCTGATCAACACCAACGGCCAGGAACGCCGCGCCGGGCTGGATCGGCGGGTGGCGAGCACCAACAGCTTCAATCAGTTTGCCTACCGTTCGCTGGAGGCGAGCAGAAACGACAACGCCGCGGGGAGCGGCGTCGAGGAGGATTTCGATTCGTTGTGGAAGTCGCTCTGA
- a CDS encoding toll/interleukin-1 receptor domain-containing protein yields MPVFISYRHTDRVQAMAINARLKLANIKTYLDVLDTESQQTDDITAVITRNITECTHLLAVVSQETAMSWWVPFEIGEATISDRRICSYKIGASALPLYLDKWPKLSGDTDLDFFIDAYRKEAMLERSTGIESFSESARGTYKSNADLFHDQLKNRIRRGY; encoded by the coding sequence ATGCCTGTATTTATTAGTTACCGCCACACCGACCGCGTCCAGGCGATGGCCATCAATGCGCGCCTGAAACTGGCGAATATCAAGACCTATCTCGATGTGCTGGACACAGAATCCCAGCAGACCGACGACATTACCGCCGTCATCACCCGCAACATTACCGAATGCACGCACTTGCTGGCGGTGGTCTCGCAGGAGACCGCCATGTCCTGGTGGGTGCCGTTCGAAATCGGTGAGGCGACCATCAGTGATCGCAGGATCTGCTCTTACAAGATCGGGGCCAGCGCGCTGCCGCTATACCTCGATAAATGGCCGAAGCTGAGTGGTGATACCGATCTCGACTTTTTTATCGATGCGTACCGCAAAGAGGCCATGCTGGAGCGCTCGACAGGAATAGAGTCCTTCAGTGAATCCGCTCGAGGTACCTACAAGAGTAATGCCGACCTGTTCCACGACCAGCTCAAAAACCGCATTCGTCGCGGTTACTGA
- a CDS encoding TIR domain-containing protein: protein MQTYHLFISHSWSYPHAHDNLVRLLNAKPGFTFKNFSVPTDNPIIGAQTDKQLEEAIENKIRPCSAVLIMAGMYSTYSKWINKEIEIARRMGKVIIAVKPFGAERISAVVRQAAHAECAWNTNSIISAIRTHAAG, encoded by the coding sequence ATGCAAACCTATCATTTGTTCATCAGCCACTCGTGGAGTTATCCCCACGCCCACGACAACCTCGTGCGCCTGCTCAACGCCAAACCCGGCTTCACGTTCAAAAATTTTTCAGTGCCGACGGACAACCCGATCATCGGCGCCCAGACCGATAAACAACTGGAAGAAGCCATCGAGAACAAGATCAGGCCTTGCTCGGCGGTGCTGATCATGGCGGGTATGTATTCCACCTACAGCAAGTGGATCAACAAGGAAATCGAGATCGCCCGGCGCATGGGCAAGGTGATCATTGCGGTCAAACCCTTTGGTGCAGAGCGGATTTCTGCCGTAGTACGCCAGGCCGCACATGCTGAGTGTGCCTGGAACACCAACAGCATCATCAGTGCCATTCGCACTCACGCGGCGGGATGA